In Hevea brasiliensis isolate MT/VB/25A 57/8 chromosome 13, ASM3005281v1, whole genome shotgun sequence, a single genomic region encodes these proteins:
- the LOC110669579 gene encoding protein DYAD — MSLPSGSLLQPQSPSYQCSYMLADPAEHIKVGSFYEVVHSKLPPKFPDQLNSIRIVMVKEKTRMRVSLRFPSIYSLRAYFSETNCTKPDVKKLPALDEKYIVGSEIAAEALYRRIPPHEITDKRNLWHFWAVPSIPSQKVLSSPLNSRPGSIIVSKKGSLWSELKGTAMPKWGQRRHVRYLARHEEDKSELMLSCNVTDKEEEEAGEEEENEPEVVSNEDEEEQKSDDEKDTVKVDKSGDTAKTNSKRKHRGSSCKIENDERTKREKKNQIVAYKQNKNKVLKTSIDRWSVERYKLAEVNMLKIMKEQGAVFGKPILRPELRAQARKLIGDTGLLDHLLKHMAGKVAPGNEERFRRRHNAEGAMEYWLEKADLVDIRREAGVQDPYWTPPPGWKPGDNPTQDPICSREIRDLKEEIAKLKRDMEELLSKKDEEELAIMSTTVSSVTSHYLEHDNLLTPLKEMYIDLVNKKAKIEEQLMEISQSLCGMEEEMGKVKTTVEEANRTESSERPTLMGLPESTSTAGTAQRERKAAVVQRKKETTVSREFGQEHGKAGSNKAPPTTKLPAPTEDKAAKIERLKSGFRICKPQGTFLWPNMVISSPQVVVQLEDLFSVPTPPSVSSTSATQHRLFPTPPSEHQGPIPNFLVKPLAEKRPVTIAPSTAITRQIHPPREVNSTQYENSSISTTSSTSTTTTIKTSLINLNEPPRPSNQNDNGLFGSDSHGQTNFTYQRRGHHTVTAIAALPCLAPAKKEMNQWDGGDDQGQEMTRYREQHQQGCCSSTSPCLSVEVEAWLALSTSNPPLDNNSKQVKKY, encoded by the exons ATGTCCCTTCCATCAGGGTctcttcttcaacctcaaagcCCTTCCTATCAGTGTAGTTACATGCTTGCAGATCCTGCTGAGCATATTAAAGTGGGTTCTTTCTATGAAGTTGTTCATTCCAAGCTCCCTCCTAAATTCCCAGATCAACTAAACTCAATCCGGATTGTCATG GTGAAGGAGAAGACCAGAATGAGGGTTTCGCTCAGATTCCCAAGCATCTACTCTCTCCGGGCCTACTTCAGTGAGACTAACTGTACTAAACCGGATGTAAAGAAGCTGCCAGCACTGGACGAAAAGTACATTGTCGGATCAGAAATAGCAGCTGAAGCTCTTTATCGGCGAATCCCTCCTCATGAAATCACCGATAAGAGAAATTTGTGGCATTTCTGGGCGGTTCCTTCAATTCCATCCCAGAAAGTGTTAAGCTCACCTTTAAATTCTAGGCCTGGAAGTATTATTGTCTCGAAGAAGGGTTCTCTTTGGTCTGAGCTCAAGGGCACCGCGATGCCCAAATGGGGCCAGCGCCGACACGTCAGATACTTGGCTCGGCACGAGGAAGATAAGTCTGAACTGATGTTGTCATGCAACGTTAcggacaaagaagaagaagaggcaggAGAGGAAGAAGAGAACGAACCAGAGGTGGTAAGTAACGAGGATGAAGAAGAGCAAAAAAGTGATGACGAGAAAGATACCGTGAAGGTGGATAAATCAGGGGACACGGCCAAGACCAATAGCAAGAGAAAGCATCGTGGGTCTAGCTGCAAGATCGAGAATGACGAAAGGACAAAACGCGAAAAGAAGAATCAAATTGTAGCTTACAAACAGAACAAAAACAAAGTTCTCAAAACCTCTATTGACAGATGGTCCGTTGAGAG GTATAAATTAGCTGAGGTGAACATGTTAAAGATAATGAAAGAACAAGGTGCAGTGTTTGGGAAACCAATTCTAAGGCCAGAACTGAGAGCTCAGGCAAGGAAGCTAATTGGGGATACAGGTCTGCTagaccatttgctgaaacatatgGCAGGGAAGGTGGCGCCAGGTAATGAAGAGAGATTTAGGAGGCGGCACAATGCAGAAGGGGCAATGGAGTATTGGCTGGAGAAAGCTGATTTGGTTGATATAAGAAGGGAGGCTGGGGTGCAGGATCCATATTGGACTCCGCCACCTGGGTGGAAGCCTGGTGATAATCCTACTCAGGATCCTATTTGTTCCAGGGAGATCAGGGATCTCAAGGAAGAGATTGCTAAATTGAAAAG GGACATGGAGGAGCTGTTATCCAAGAAGGATGAGGAAGAACTAGCTATTATGAGCACCACAGTTTCTTCTGTTACTAGTCACTACCTAGAGCATGACAACTTGTTAACTCCACTAAAG GAAATGTATATTGATTTGGTGAATAAGAAGGCTAAGATTGAGGAACAATTGATGGAAATTTCACAATCCTTGTGTGGGATGGAG GAAGAAATGGGGAAGGTTAAAACAACGGTGGAAGAAGCAAACAGGACAGAATCGTCTGAAAGACCTACATTAATGGGATTACCAGAATCAACATCAACAGCAGGCACTGCACAAAGAGAGAGAAAAGCAGCAGTAGTGCAACGGAAGAAAGAAACAACGGTCTCAAGGGAATTTGGACAAGAGCACGGTAAGGCAGGAAGCAATAAAGCACCACCAACAACAAAATTGCCAGCACCAACAGAGGACAAAGCAGCAAAGATAGAAAGACTGAAGAGTGGGTTCAGGATATGCAAGCCCCAGGGAACTTTCCTGTGGCCAAACATGGTGATCTCATCTCCTCAGGTTGTGGTCCAGCTTGAGGACCTATTTTCAGTCCCTACACCGCCCTCTGTCTCTTCCACGTCAGCAACACAACACCGCCTCTTCCCCACTCCTCCTTCTGAACACCAAGGCCCCATTCCTAATTTCCTTGTGAAACCATTAGCTGAAAAAAGACCTGTCACCATTGCTCCATCCACAGCTATCACCAGACAAATTCATCCTCCCCGTGAGGTCAACAGCACTCAGTATGAAAATAGCAGCATTAGTACTACATCTTCTACTAGCACCACAACCACAATCAAAACTTCCCTGATCAACCTCAATGAGCCTCCTAGGCCTAGCAATCAAAATGACAATGGTCTTTTTGGGTCTGACTCACATGGTCAGACCAACTTCACCTACCAAAGACGAGGCCACCATACTGTGACAGCCATTGCTGCCTTGCCGTGC TTGGCACCTGCAAAGAAAGAGATGAACCAATGGGACGGAGGTGATGATCAAGGACAGGAAATGACAAGGTACCGTGAACAGCACCAACAAGGATGCTGCTCTTCCACATCTCCGTGCTTGTCAGTGGAAGTAGAAGCGTGGCTGGCTCTTTCTACTTCTAACCCACCATTGGATAATAATTCTAAACAGGTTAAAAAGTACTAA
- the LOC110669642 gene encoding autophagy-related protein 3, translated as MVLSQKLHEAFKGTVERITGPRTVSAFKEKGVLSVSEFIIAGDNLVSKCPTWSWESGEPSKRKSYLPPEKQFLITRNVPCLRRAASVEEEYEAAGGEVLLDNEDNDGWLATHGKPKETKGDEDDNVPSMEALEISKKNHIQSISSYFGGEEEEDIPDMADYEGTNNLIETDPATLQSTYLVAHEPDDDNILRTRTYDVSITYDKYYQTPRVWLTGYDESRMLLQPELVLEDVSQDHARKTVTIEDHPHLPGKHASVHPCRHGAVMKKIIDVLMSRGVEPEVDKYLFLFLKFVASVIPTIEYDYTMDFDLGSSSN; from the exons ATGGTACTGTCACAGAAGCTTCACGAAGCATTCAAAGGCACAGTAGAGAGAATCACAGGGCCGCGGACGGTCTCTGCCTTCAAAGAGAAAGGCGTTCTTAGCGTCAGCGAATTCATTATTGCTGGTGACAATCTCGTCTCTAAATGCCCCACCTGGTCCTG GGAATCAGGCGAACCAAGCAAGAGGAAGTCTTACTTGCCTCCAGAAAAACAGTTCTTGATCACTCGGAATG TTCCCTGCCTACGAAGAGCTGCTTCTGTTGAAGAAGAATATGAAGCTGCTGGCGGTGAAGTTCTACTTGATAATGAAGATAATGATGGCTGGCTGGCAACTCATGGGAAACCAAAAG aaACAAAAGGTGATGAGGATGATAATGTACCATCGATGGAGGCCCTAGAGATCAGCAAAaagaatcatattcaatcaatatcCTCATACTTTGGGGGTGAAGAGGAAGAAGATATTCCAGACATGGCTGACTATGAAGGCACTAACAATCTAATTGAAACAGATCCT GCAACACTTCAGTCTACTTATCTTGTAGCTCATGAACCTGATGATGACAATATTTTACGTACTCGAACATATGATGTCAGCATCAC GTATGATAAATATTATCAAACTCCTCGTGTATGGCTCACTGGATATGATGAG TCGAGGATGCTTCTGCAACCAGAACTTGTACTTGAAGATGTTAGTCAAGACCATGCACGCAAAACG GTAACTATTGAAGACCATCCTCACTTGCCTGGAAAGCATGCTTCTGTACATCCATGCCGACATGGGGCTGTCATGAAGAAAATTATTGATGTCTTAATGTCACGTGGAGTTGAACCAGAAGTTGACAA GTATCTTTTCCTATTCTTGAAATTTGTAGCCTCTGTAATTCCAACTATTGAATATGATTACACAATGGACTTCGATCTTGGCAGCTCAAGCAACTAA